The following proteins come from a genomic window of Vallitaleaceae bacterium 9-2:
- the argJ gene encoding bifunctional glutamate N-acetyltransferase/amino-acid acetyltransferase ArgJ: MKWIKDGITAPIGFNAAGIHCGVKRKNKDLAMLFSDKPCAYAGVFTKNIVKAAPVRWNMELLEQKKAIQGIIINSGNANACTGEKGYQDTKLMAKAYAEHMGKNQENILVASTGVIGQVLPMDKILDGIKSITADYGTERDYASAAAQGIMTTDTFVKEKSLQIKLGEKTVTISGMAKGSGMIHPNMGTMLSFITTDAAIDQETLQVLLKETIDDTYNMISVDGDTSTNDMVLVLANGMAKNTAILQGTKEYTVFQEAFYQLNQELAKLIVKDGEGATKFIEVTVKNMHDKHEARKMAHAVITSNLVKTAFFGEDANWGRILCALGYSGAEFNPNLVDVDYISDAGAIKLLQEGQPIGFDEEYALEILKEKEIRVVVDCHQGDAQVTGWGCDLSYEYVKINGEYRT, from the coding sequence ATGAAATGGATAAAAGATGGAATTACGGCACCTATAGGATTTAATGCGGCAGGTATTCACTGCGGAGTCAAACGGAAGAACAAAGATTTAGCAATGCTATTTTCAGATAAACCCTGTGCATATGCAGGTGTATTCACTAAAAACATAGTTAAGGCTGCTCCGGTTCGATGGAACATGGAATTATTAGAACAAAAAAAGGCAATTCAAGGAATCATCATTAATAGTGGGAATGCAAATGCATGTACCGGAGAAAAAGGGTATCAAGATACTAAGCTTATGGCGAAAGCTTATGCAGAGCATATGGGAAAAAATCAAGAGAATATTTTAGTTGCCTCAACAGGAGTGATTGGTCAAGTGTTGCCAATGGATAAGATTCTTGACGGGATTAAATCTATTACAGCAGACTATGGCACAGAGCGTGACTATGCATCTGCAGCGGCACAAGGTATTATGACTACAGATACATTTGTCAAAGAAAAATCCCTTCAGATAAAATTAGGAGAGAAAACAGTGACCATTTCTGGGATGGCGAAAGGTTCTGGAATGATTCATCCGAATATGGGGACGATGCTTTCTTTTATTACAACAGATGCAGCGATTGATCAAGAAACGTTACAAGTACTCTTAAAAGAGACTATTGATGATACATACAATATGATTAGTGTGGACGGCGACACATCAACCAATGATATGGTGCTTGTGTTAGCTAATGGTATGGCAAAAAATACGGCTATTTTACAAGGGACAAAAGAATACACTGTTTTTCAAGAAGCTTTTTATCAACTTAATCAGGAATTGGCTAAGTTGATTGTTAAAGACGGTGAAGGTGCAACCAAATTTATTGAAGTCACAGTAAAAAATATGCATGATAAACACGAGGCACGAAAGATGGCTCATGCAGTGATAACATCCAACTTAGTCAAAACGGCTTTTTTTGGAGAAGATGCGAACTGGGGACGAATTTTATGTGCTCTTGGCTATTCAGGGGCAGAATTTAATCCGAATTTAGTTGATGTCGATTACATCAGTGATGCAGGTGCCATAAAACTTCTTCAAGAAGGACAACCCATAGGGTTTGATGAAGAATATGCACTAGAGATATTAAAGGAAAAGGAAATCCGAGTGGTTGTTGATTGCCACCAGGGAGATGCACAGGTGACTGGATGGGGATGCGACTTAAGTTATGAATATGTAAAAATTAACGGCGAGTATAGAACATGA
- the argB gene encoding acetylglutamate kinase, producing the protein MEKLIEKAKILVEALPYIKQFNGKIVVIKYGGSAMVDDKIKETVIEDIVLMKLVGFKPVIVHGGGKEISSTLKSMGIETEFFNGLRVTTQEAVEVVEMVLSGKVNKDVVQLIQNHDINAVGISGKDGKTLKVKKKYVEGQDIGFVGEVSSVDTTLIYSLLDNDFIPVIAPIGTDVDGATYNINADFAASAIAGALDAEKLIFLTDVEGVLRDVDNSNSLISKINIDEVDHYINTNVISGGMIPKVMCCVEGIEKGVKNVHILDGRVEHSLLLEIFTKNGVGTMFGKDL; encoded by the coding sequence ATGGAAAAACTTATTGAAAAAGCAAAGATTTTAGTTGAAGCACTTCCTTATATCAAACAATTTAATGGAAAGATTGTTGTTATAAAATATGGTGGTTCAGCAATGGTGGACGATAAGATTAAAGAAACAGTGATTGAAGATATTGTCCTTATGAAACTCGTCGGTTTTAAACCGGTGATTGTCCATGGCGGTGGAAAAGAAATCTCCTCTACTTTAAAAAGCATGGGTATAGAGACGGAATTTTTTAATGGACTTCGCGTGACAACACAAGAAGCGGTCGAGGTTGTTGAGATGGTGCTTAGTGGCAAGGTAAATAAAGATGTTGTGCAATTAATTCAAAATCATGATATTAATGCGGTTGGTATTTCAGGTAAAGACGGAAAGACGCTAAAGGTCAAGAAGAAATACGTAGAAGGGCAAGATATAGGCTTTGTCGGGGAAGTAAGTTCAGTAGATACAACATTAATCTATTCATTGCTGGACAATGATTTTATACCTGTCATTGCTCCGATTGGAACGGATGTGGATGGAGCCACGTATAATATTAATGCGGATTTTGCAGCAAGTGCTATTGCAGGAGCCCTAGATGCTGAAAAATTAATTTTTTTGACAGACGTGGAAGGCGTTTTACGCGATGTTGACAACAGTAATTCGCTTATATCAAAAATAAATATTGATGAAGTGGACCACTATATTAATACAAACGTGATTTCCGGAGGGATGATTCCAAAAGTCATGTGTTGCGTTGAAGGAATTGAAAAAGGGGTAAAAAATGTTCATATATTAGATGGACGAGTTGAGCATAGCCTATTGCTTGAAATTTTTACTAAAAATGGTGTAGGAACAATGTTTGGAAAAGACTTATAA
- a CDS encoding aspartate aminotransferase family protein has product METNKSYIMHTYNQLPNVFTHGEGLYLVDEQENRYLDFVAGIAVNALGYSHQGLRQALHKQVDEFLHCSNLYFNDEQLKAAKKITQATQMDRVFFCNSGTEAVEASLKLARKYAKFKGNPERYEIITMKNSFHGRTLGAISATGQTKYQEGLNPLLPGIKHVEYNNIKALEEAISDKTCGIMMEVIQGEGGIIAAQREYIEAARKLCDKNGCVLIFDEVQTGIGRTGEVCAYMHYDIKPDIIALAKGLGAGVAVGAMLASEEVAKGFKPGDHAATFGGNPLAMSAVNVVLDNVMSPDFLNHVQAMGAYLSQQLNRLKEEFDSVKEVRGMGLMQGIVIDEQPSAIVKKAYEKKLLIVGAGSNVIRFVPPLVVHKEHIDICMQTLREVLL; this is encoded by the coding sequence ATGGAAACGAATAAATCATATATAATGCACACATATAATCAATTACCAAATGTGTTCACTCATGGAGAAGGACTATATCTTGTAGATGAACAGGAAAATCGCTATTTAGACTTTGTTGCAGGAATTGCAGTTAATGCCCTTGGTTATAGCCACCAAGGACTAAGGCAAGCCCTTCATAAACAAGTGGATGAATTTTTGCATTGCTCTAACCTATATTTTAATGATGAACAGCTTAAAGCGGCGAAAAAAATAACTCAGGCAACACAAATGGACCGCGTGTTCTTTTGTAACTCAGGAACAGAGGCTGTTGAAGCATCGTTAAAGTTGGCGAGAAAATATGCTAAATTTAAAGGGAATCCAGAGCGCTATGAAATTATTACTATGAAAAATTCTTTTCATGGGCGTACCTTGGGAGCGATTTCAGCAACGGGGCAGACAAAATACCAAGAGGGACTTAACCCTTTGCTACCAGGTATAAAACACGTTGAATACAACAATATTAAAGCTCTAGAAGAAGCAATTTCAGATAAGACTTGTGGAATCATGATGGAAGTTATTCAAGGGGAAGGCGGCATAATTGCTGCTCAGAGAGAATATATCGAAGCTGCTCGTAAGCTGTGTGATAAAAATGGATGCGTACTTATTTTTGATGAAGTTCAGACGGGGATTGGACGAACAGGTGAGGTTTGTGCATATATGCACTATGATATTAAGCCGGATATCATAGCTTTAGCTAAAGGACTTGGCGCAGGGGTAGCGGTTGGGGCGATGTTAGCATCAGAAGAAGTTGCCAAAGGATTTAAGCCCGGAGACCATGCCGCAACTTTTGGTGGAAATCCATTAGCAATGTCAGCTGTAAATGTGGTCCTTGATAATGTCATGTCGCCAGATTTTTTAAACCATGTGCAGGCGATGGGGGCCTATTTATCCCAACAATTAAATAGGCTAAAAGAAGAGTTTGATTCAGTCAAAGAAGTTCGTGGAATGGGACTAATGCAAGGGATTGTTATTGATGAGCAGCCGAGTGCTATTGTAAAAAAAGCGTATGAAAAAAAGTTGTTGATTGTAGGCGCAGGTAGTAATGTTATACGTTTTGTCCCGCCATTAGTTGTCCACAAAGAACATATTGACATATGTATGCAGACCTTAAGAGAGGTGTTGTTATGA
- the glgB gene encoding 1,4-alpha-glucan branching protein GlgB, which translates to MKSYINIDEVQSITESRHQNPHHFLGIHQLKDGSVYINAYQPYAKKIEVIDIDNDEVYSMSSINESGVFTLELKKIISYKYRYTNYEGESWENYDPYCFEPTISELDMYLFGQGTHYEIYNKLGAHPLTIDGVEGVAFAVWAPNASRVSVVGHFCGWDGRIYPMRLLGNSGIYEVFIPGLGVEEVYKFEIKTRDGVIIEKSDPYASYAELRPRTASVVWDSSQYTWKDQRWQENKSTTDSLKQPMSIYELHLGSWKRNKSEHGFLNYRELAHELVEYLQQMHYTHIELMPILEHPFDGSWGYQVTGYFAPTSRFGNPDDFMYFIDYLHQHDIGVILDWVPAHFPKDAHGLMRFDGSALYEHEDARKGEHPHWGTMIFNYGRNEVKNFLIGNALYWIEKYHIDGLRVDAVASMLYLDYGKESGEWIPNPHGGRENIEAVEFFKHMNSVIYGRNPGIVMIAEESTAWPGVSRPTNMGGLGFGLKWNMGWMNDFLRYASKDPIHKQYHHNDLTFSLVYAFTENFILVLSHDEVVHGKGSMINKMPGDYWQKFATLRCSYGFMYGHPGKKLLFMGSEFAQFDEWSEAKSLDWNLLEYDKHREIQSYVADLNKLYREEKALWSEDFTGQGFEWINCTDAVESIVSFVRKDDQDDEHIVVVSNFTPVPKLMHRIGVPREGRYQEILNSDDFKYGGSGIVNENPIQTHSLSWDDKPYALDIKVPPLATIYLKRI; encoded by the coding sequence ATGAAATCGTACATAAATATAGACGAAGTGCAAAGCATAACGGAATCACGTCATCAAAATCCACATCATTTTCTAGGAATACATCAGCTAAAAGATGGAAGTGTATATATTAATGCATATCAGCCTTATGCAAAAAAAATTGAAGTCATTGACATAGATAATGATGAAGTATACTCAATGTCTTCAATTAATGAATCAGGTGTCTTTACACTTGAATTGAAAAAAATAATTTCCTACAAATATAGATATACAAACTATGAGGGAGAAAGTTGGGAAAATTATGATCCGTATTGTTTTGAACCAACGATTTCAGAACTTGATATGTATTTATTTGGACAAGGAACCCACTATGAGATATATAACAAACTCGGTGCGCATCCATTAACCATTGATGGCGTGGAAGGTGTTGCCTTTGCTGTATGGGCGCCAAATGCTTCTAGAGTAAGCGTTGTGGGGCATTTTTGCGGATGGGATGGACGCATATACCCAATGCGCTTACTAGGGAATTCAGGGATATATGAAGTGTTTATTCCGGGGCTTGGCGTTGAAGAAGTATATAAATTTGAGATCAAAACACGTGATGGTGTTATTATTGAAAAATCTGACCCATATGCGTCTTATGCTGAGTTACGACCAAGAACGGCTTCAGTCGTGTGGGATAGCTCCCAATACACATGGAAAGACCAACGCTGGCAAGAAAATAAATCAACGACGGATAGTTTAAAGCAACCAATGTCAATATACGAGTTGCATTTAGGGTCTTGGAAGCGCAATAAAAGTGAGCATGGATTTTTAAATTATCGTGAACTAGCACATGAGCTTGTAGAGTATTTACAACAGATGCATTATACCCATATTGAGTTAATGCCTATCTTAGAACATCCATTTGATGGTTCGTGGGGGTATCAGGTTACAGGATACTTTGCACCGACCTCACGCTTTGGCAATCCAGATGATTTTATGTATTTTATAGACTACTTGCATCAACATGATATTGGGGTTATATTAGACTGGGTTCCGGCACATTTTCCTAAAGATGCCCATGGCTTAATGCGTTTTGATGGCTCTGCGTTATATGAACATGAAGATGCAAGAAAAGGTGAACATCCACATTGGGGAACGATGATTTTTAACTATGGGCGTAATGAAGTAAAAAACTTTCTTATAGGTAATGCTTTGTATTGGATTGAAAAGTATCACATTGATGGCTTAAGAGTCGATGCAGTAGCATCGATGCTTTACTTAGATTACGGAAAAGAGTCAGGAGAATGGATTCCAAACCCTCATGGAGGAAGAGAAAACATTGAAGCAGTTGAGTTTTTTAAACACATGAATTCGGTGATTTATGGCCGTAATCCGGGAATTGTCATGATTGCTGAAGAATCAACAGCTTGGCCGGGAGTATCTAGACCAACGAATATGGGGGGACTAGGTTTTGGGCTAAAATGGAACATGGGATGGATGAATGACTTTTTGCGTTATGCTTCAAAAGACCCGATTCATAAGCAATACCATCATAATGATTTAACCTTTAGTCTTGTCTATGCCTTTACGGAAAACTTTATTTTGGTGCTTTCTCATGACGAGGTTGTACATGGCAAAGGCTCGATGATTAACAAAATGCCAGGCGATTATTGGCAAAAATTTGCTACTTTACGCTGTTCATATGGATTTATGTATGGACACCCGGGGAAAAAGCTTTTATTTATGGGATCTGAGTTTGCGCAGTTTGATGAATGGAGCGAAGCAAAGAGCTTGGATTGGAATCTGTTAGAATATGATAAACATCGAGAAATACAATCCTATGTTGCAGATTTAAACAAACTGTATCGAGAAGAAAAAGCATTGTGGAGTGAAGACTTTACTGGACAAGGATTTGAATGGATTAATTGTACAGATGCGGTAGAAAGTATTGTGTCCTTTGTTCGAAAAGACGATCAAGATGATGAACATATTGTTGTAGTAAGTAACTTTACACCGGTTCCAAAACTTATGCACCGTATTGGCGTACCACGTGAAGGTAGGTATCAAGAGATTTTAAATTCAGACGATTTTAAATATGGAGGTAGTGGAATTGTAAATGAAAATCCCATACAAACCCATAGTCTGTCATGGGATGACAAACCCTATGCTTTAGATATTAAAGTGCCACCACTAGCAACGATTTACTTAAAACGTATATAA
- the cls gene encoding cardiolipin synthase, which yields MLDFIQSFTFDYALFITLNLVLSTIVILLERKNSTAALAWLFFLNLVPGIGFFFYILLSQNISKRKIFAYSKEEERLFGKVLNQQKHAISEDQFEYSNDETHQYKDMILFHNRLSNALLSTNDHVDIYNNGHDLFHQLFEDISNAKEHIHLLYFIIKNDELGNKLINRLIQKAAEGVEVRLLVDHVGGRTLSRKLIRKINASQIQLAFFFPSKLKYFNLKGNYRNHRKIVVIDGTIGYIGGLNVGNEYIGKSKRFGYWRDTHLRLCGNSVLSLQLRFILDWRNASSEKLATTAKYLRQVASNSKTAIQIVSSGPDNINQQIKQGYLQIIHKAQKYIYIQTPYFIPDESILEGLKIAAASGVDVRIMIPQMPDHPFVYWATYSYCGDLIPYGVKFYIYERGFLHSKMIVSDNTIASVGSCNFDIRSFKLNFEANAFIYERRTAIGLRKEFDEDLRYCRPLTQTVYDKRSFWIKCKEAISRLFSPVL from the coding sequence ATGCTGGATTTTATTCAATCATTTACGTTTGACTATGCATTGTTTATCACATTAAATTTAGTTTTATCAACAATTGTTATTTTATTGGAGCGCAAAAATTCTACAGCTGCTTTGGCTTGGCTTTTCTTCTTGAATTTGGTTCCAGGTATTGGCTTTTTTTTCTATATCCTCTTGTCACAAAATATTTCCAAGCGAAAAATTTTTGCTTATTCTAAAGAAGAAGAACGCTTGTTTGGAAAAGTCCTTAATCAGCAAAAACATGCTATTAGCGAAGATCAATTTGAATACAGCAATGATGAGACGCATCAATATAAGGATATGATTCTCTTCCATAACCGCTTATCTAATGCGCTTTTGTCAACCAATGACCATGTTGATATCTACAACAATGGTCATGATTTGTTTCATCAATTGTTTGAAGATATTTCTAATGCTAAGGAACACATCCATTTACTTTATTTTATCATAAAAAATGATGAGCTTGGCAATAAGCTCATCAACCGTCTTATTCAAAAGGCAGCTGAAGGCGTTGAAGTCCGTCTGCTTGTTGATCATGTCGGTGGTCGTACACTTTCCCGAAAGCTAATCCGAAAAATTAATGCCAGTCAAATACAACTAGCTTTTTTCTTTCCTTCAAAATTAAAATATTTTAACTTGAAAGGAAACTATCGCAATCATCGAAAAATCGTTGTTATCGACGGAACCATCGGATATATCGGCGGATTAAATGTTGGGAATGAATATATTGGCAAGAGCAAGCGCTTTGGCTATTGGCGAGATACCCACTTACGTCTATGTGGAAACAGTGTCTTATCCCTACAACTACGCTTTATCCTTGACTGGCGTAATGCATCTAGTGAAAAATTAGCAACAACCGCTAAATATCTGCGTCAAGTTGCTTCAAATTCAAAGACAGCGATTCAAATTGTTTCTTCTGGACCTGATAACATCAACCAACAAATTAAGCAAGGTTATCTTCAAATCATTCACAAAGCACAAAAATATATTTACATACAGACACCTTATTTTATTCCTGACGAAAGTATTCTTGAAGGATTAAAAATCGCAGCCGCTTCAGGCGTGGATGTTCGAATTATGATTCCTCAAATGCCTGACCATCCGTTTGTCTATTGGGCAACCTATTCGTATTGTGGTGACTTGATTCCCTATGGTGTTAAGTTTTATATCTATGAACGGGGATTTTTACACTCAAAAATGATTGTTTCAGATAATACTATCGCCTCTGTTGGTTCATGTAACTTTGACATTCGTAGCTTTAAACTAAACTTTGAAGCCAATGCTTTTATCTATGAGCGTCGCACTGCCATTGGACTTCGAAAAGAATTTGATGAAGATTTACGTTATTGCCGCCCATTAACCCAAACAGTTTATGACAAACGCTCTTTTTGGATCAAATGTAAAGAAGCAATCTCCCGCTTGTTTTCACCTGTTCTATAA
- the carA gene encoding glutamine-hydrolyzing carbamoyl-phosphate synthase small subunit, with amino-acid sequence MIARIMLEDGTLLEGKSFGSQGTVYGEVVFNTGMTGYQEILTDPSYAGQIVTMTYPLIGNYGINAKDMESTSIKVSGFIVKEYSTHPSHWQMQTDLAGYLAENNIMGVYDIDTRMLTKRIRNHGAMKSVITTDASLSLLQLQEGIKAYTFPRDIVKKVSTPSVIQYMPTKGNGKMHLGVIDLGIKQGIVQQLLDHQCKVTVFPSDISIENIEVNMFDAILFSNGPGDPKECVEAIALAKALKGQMPLFGICLGHQILALSLGGDTYKLKFGHRGSNHPVLDLRTQKVYMTAQNHGYAVDRNTIPSDLQLTHINVNDDTVEGIISEKWSVESVQFHPEEGPGPTDATVIFKEWLDKIERKKADAIR; translated from the coding sequence ATGATTGCACGCATAATGCTGGAAGATGGAACGCTTTTGGAAGGAAAAAGCTTTGGAAGCCAGGGGACAGTCTATGGTGAGGTCGTTTTTAATACAGGTATGACAGGGTATCAAGAAATATTGACAGATCCTTCCTATGCAGGCCAGATTGTGACGATGACTTATCCCCTTATTGGAAACTATGGAATTAATGCCAAGGATATGGAATCGACTTCGATTAAAGTTTCGGGTTTTATTGTAAAAGAATATAGTACCCATCCTAGCCATTGGCAGATGCAGACCGATTTGGCAGGCTATTTGGCTGAGAATAATATTATGGGGGTATATGATATAGATACCCGCATGCTTACTAAACGCATTCGAAATCATGGGGCAATGAAGTCGGTTATTACAACGGATGCTTCACTGAGTCTTTTACAGTTGCAAGAAGGGATAAAAGCCTATACGTTTCCAAGGGATATTGTTAAAAAAGTTTCAACACCATCGGTGATACAATATATGCCTACAAAAGGAAATGGTAAAATGCACCTGGGCGTTATTGATCTTGGTATAAAGCAAGGAATTGTTCAACAGCTTTTGGACCATCAATGCAAAGTGACGGTTTTTCCATCGGATATATCGATAGAGAACATTGAAGTGAACATGTTTGATGCCATTCTTTTTTCCAATGGTCCGGGAGACCCTAAAGAATGCGTTGAAGCTATTGCCTTAGCCAAGGCCTTAAAAGGTCAGATGCCATTATTTGGTATTTGTCTGGGACATCAAATTCTTGCGCTCAGTCTTGGCGGGGATACATATAAACTTAAATTTGGCCATCGAGGTAGTAACCATCCGGTACTGGACTTAAGAACACAAAAAGTATATATGACAGCACAAAATCATGGATACGCCGTTGATCGAAACACGATCCCATCAGATCTTCAATTGACTCATATTAATGTGAATGATGATACCGTTGAAGGGATAATCAGTGAAAAATGGTCAGTAGAATCGGTTCAGTTTCATCCTGAGGAAGGACCTGGACCGACAGATGCAACAGTAATTTTTAAAGAGTGGTTAGACAAAATCGAAAGGAAAAAAGCAGATGCCATTAGATAA
- a CDS encoding argininosuccinate synthase — protein sequence MNKKVILAYSGGLDTTVIIPWLKENYDYEVIAVCIDVGQGKELDGLEERALKTGASKLYIENITDEFIDDIVIPTVQANAVYEGKYLLGTSMARPVITKRLVEIALQEGAEAICHGATGKGNDQVRFELTIKALAPQLKIIAPWRIWDIKSREDALAYLEERNIEAPMKKKDSYSRDRNLWHLSHEGLDLEDPANEPNYEELLQMGVTPEQAPDEATYVTIDFEQGVPKKLNGEAMKASTMIEKLNEIGGANGVGLIDIVENRVVGMKSRGVYETPGGTILYFAHNELEYLCLDKQTIAYKNQVAIKFAELVYSGEWYTPLREALTAFVTDTQKTVTGQVKLKLYKGNIIPAGATSPYSLYNEDIASFTTGDLYDHHDAEGFINLFGLPLKVRAMMKQLNDKE from the coding sequence ATGAATAAGAAAGTTATTTTGGCATATTCTGGTGGATTGGATACAACGGTTATCATTCCTTGGTTAAAAGAAAATTATGATTATGAGGTTATTGCCGTATGTATTGATGTTGGACAAGGCAAAGAACTTGACGGTTTAGAAGAACGCGCTTTAAAAACAGGTGCGTCAAAATTATATATTGAAAATATTACAGATGAGTTCATTGATGATATTGTGATTCCCACAGTGCAAGCCAATGCAGTTTATGAAGGAAAATATCTGCTCGGCACCTCTATGGCAAGACCTGTCATCACAAAGCGTCTCGTTGAAATCGCATTGCAAGAAGGCGCTGAAGCCATTTGTCATGGGGCTACAGGAAAAGGTAACGATCAAGTACGTTTTGAACTTACCATTAAAGCACTTGCTCCTCAACTAAAGATTATTGCTCCATGGAGAATTTGGGATATCAAGTCTCGTGAAGATGCCCTCGCCTACTTGGAAGAGCGAAACATCGAAGCTCCTATGAAGAAAAAAGACAGCTATAGTCGTGACCGTAACTTATGGCACCTCAGTCATGAAGGTCTTGATTTGGAGGATCCTGCAAATGAGCCTAATTATGAAGAGTTATTGCAAATGGGCGTCACTCCAGAACAAGCTCCAGATGAAGCAACCTACGTAACTATTGATTTTGAACAAGGTGTTCCCAAAAAATTAAATGGCGAAGCCATGAAAGCTTCTACAATGATTGAAAAGCTTAATGAAATTGGTGGAGCAAATGGCGTCGGACTTATTGACATCGTTGAAAACCGTGTGGTTGGAATGAAGTCACGTGGTGTATATGAAACACCTGGTGGAACCATTCTTTACTTTGCACACAATGAATTGGAATATCTGTGTTTAGACAAGCAAACAATTGCGTACAAAAATCAAGTGGCTATCAAGTTTGCTGAATTGGTATATTCCGGCGAATGGTACACTCCACTACGTGAGGCATTAACAGCTTTTGTGACTGATACCCAAAAGACAGTTACTGGTCAAGTTAAGTTAAAACTCTACAAAGGAAATATTATTCCTGCAGGTGCAACAAGCCCATACTCACTTTATAATGAAGACATCGCAAGCTTTACCACTGGAGATCTATATGATCATCATGATGCAGAAGGTTTCATCAATCTCTTTGGTCTACCTTTAAAAGTACGTGCGATGATGAAGCAATTAAACGATAAAGAATAG
- the argH gene encoding argininosuccinate lyase encodes MKLWGGRFSKSTDMVVDDFNSSIRFDQRLFREDIQGSIAHVTMLAAVQILSESERDTIIHGLKDLEKSIENNEVEFDISAEDIHMNIETLLIQQIGDVAKKMHTGRSRNDQVATDMRLYIKKEVQAIDQDVFKLLETLLKLSQEHIETIMPGYTHLQKAQPTTLSHHLMAYFEMFKRDRDRLATSYHRMNQSPLGAGAFATTTYPLDRNMTAELLDFDAICLNSMDAVSDRDFLLDVLYALSMIMMHLSRFSEEIILWCSHEFRFIDLDDAYSTGSSIMPQKKNPDIPELIRGKTGRVYGDLMSLLTTMKGLPLAYNKDTQEDKEVTFDAIDTLKMCLPIFTKLLDTMTVRKEVMRSGAEGGFTNATDAADYLVKKGLAFRDAHEVIGKLVLYCVNNNTNLSKLSLSEYQNLSPLFEEDIFDAISLDTCVNKRQVIGGPAKEQMEKVNTYAATYLCDYPSI; translated from the coding sequence ATGAAATTATGGGGAGGACGTTTCTCCAAAAGTACAGATATGGTCGTTGATGATTTTAATTCTTCCATACGTTTTGACCAAAGATTATTCAGAGAAGATATTCAAGGCAGTATTGCCCATGTGACTATGCTTGCTGCAGTGCAAATTCTTTCTGAAAGCGAACGCGACACCATTATTCACGGACTCAAAGACTTAGAAAAATCTATTGAAAACAATGAAGTCGAATTTGATATAAGTGCTGAAGATATTCATATGAATATTGAAACCTTACTTATTCAACAAATTGGTGATGTAGCAAAAAAAATGCATACCGGTCGCAGCCGTAACGATCAAGTAGCTACTGATATGCGCCTTTATATAAAAAAAGAAGTGCAAGCCATCGACCAAGATGTCTTTAAACTCCTTGAGACACTTTTAAAATTATCTCAAGAGCATATTGAAACTATCATGCCTGGATATACCCATTTACAAAAAGCTCAGCCTACCACGTTGAGTCATCACCTTATGGCATATTTTGAAATGTTCAAACGCGATCGTGACCGATTGGCAACAAGTTATCATCGAATGAATCAGTCCCCTCTTGGTGCTGGTGCTTTCGCTACAACAACTTACCCTCTTGATCGAAATATGACGGCAGAACTTCTTGATTTTGATGCTATTTGTTTAAACAGCATGGATGCCGTAAGTGACAGAGATTTTTTGCTTGATGTATTATACGCATTATCCATGATTATGATGCACCTGTCCCGATTTTCTGAAGAAATTATCTTGTGGTGTTCACATGAATTTCGTTTTATTGATTTAGACGATGCATATAGCACCGGAAGTTCTATAATGCCACAAAAGAAAAACCCTGATATTCCAGAATTAATTCGTGGAAAAACCGGTCGTGTTTATGGAGATTTGATGTCTCTTTTAACTACGATGAAAGGATTACCTCTTGCCTATAACAAAGACACACAAGAAGACAAAGAAGTTACCTTTGATGCCATTGATACACTAAAAATGTGTCTCCCTATTTTCACGAAGCTTCTTGATACAATGACTGTCCGTAAAGAAGTGATGCGCTCTGGTGCCGAAGGTGGATTTACAAACGCAACAGATGCTGCCGATTATCTTGTTAAAAAAGGACTTGCCTTTAGAGATGCCCATGAAGTTATTGGAAAACTCGTACTCTATTGTGTCAACAACAACACCAACCTTAGCAAACTGTCTTTGTCAGAGTATCAAAATCTCTCACCACTCTTTGAAGAAGATATTTTTGATGCCATATCACTGGATACATGCGTCAACAAACGTCAGGTCATTGGTGGTCCTGCAAAAGAACAGATGGAAAAAGTCAATACATACGCCGCAACATACTTATGTGACTATCCAAGTATTTAA